GCCTGTCATTCACTCAGCCACATGCGTTATTCACGCATGGCGGACGATCTGGGGATCGACGACAAGGTTCTCCGCGAGAATCTGCTGTTCGGCGATGCCCAGCCGACCGATATGATGGTCAACTCGATGCGTCCTGCCGACGGCGAGGTCTGGTTCGGCACGGCGGTGCCGGATCTCACCTTGGTGACGCGCTGGCGCAGCCCGGACTGGGTCTACACTTACCTGAAGAGCTACTACGCGGATCCCACGCGGCCTTACGGCGTGAACAACGTGATCTTCCCCTTGGTGGGTATGCCTCACGTGCTCGGTGATCTGCAGGGCGTGCAGGAGGCGATCGTCGAAGAGCATGCCGGACACGAGCCGACCATCGCCGGCGTGAAGCTGGCGCAACCCGGAAGTCTGGCCCCCGAGCAATACGACACCATGGTGCGAGACATCACCGCGTTCCTCACCTACGCGGGTGAGCCGAGCCAAATGGAACGGCGCCGGATGGGGATCTATGTCCTGCTGTTCCTCGGCCTCTTCTTCATCGTGGCCTTTGCGCTGAAGAAGGAATACTGGAAAGACGTCCACTAGCGGTTGTCGCGTATCGCGTCGGCCTCGATTTGCCGAGGCCGACGCCTGTTCTCTCCGTTTTGCGGGTCGAGCCGGAAGCGATTGCTTCCGGCTCGACGCTTCCGATTCACTGTTCGACAGACGAGCGCAATGCTCAAGGCAGCTGACCCGGACGGTCGGCGATATCAGTTCCTCGGGCCCGACCGGGCTTTGTCCACATGCTGGAGAAGGGAAGAATGGCTGTGGCTGCGAGTAGACGATCCGTGATGACGCTATTTTCCGATCCCACCTGTCCTTACTGCCATCGTGTTCGGATGGTGCTCGCCGAGAAGGGTATCGCAGTCGAGGTGGTTGACGTCGACGCACACGACCTTCCGGCGGAGGTGATGGACTTCAACCCCTACGGGACCGTTCCGACGCTTGTCGATCGGGATCTGCGGCTCTACGAGTCGCGCATCATCATGGAGTATCTCGACGAACGTTTCCCCCATCCCCCGCTGCTGCCCGTCGATCCCGTCTCGCGTGCGAGCGCCAGGCTGTTCATGTATCGCATCGATCGGGATTGGTACACCCTGATGGGCCGTATTCGGCTCGGGAGTCCGACCGAGGCGGAACAGGCACGCAAGGAGCTACGCGAGAGCTTGGCCGTCACAGCGCCGGTCTTCGGTGCTCATACCTTCTTCATGAACGACGAGTTCTCTCTGGTCGACTGCTGCATCGCGCCGCTCCTGTGGCGACTGCCGGTCCTGGGTATCGAGCTGCCGCCCCAGGCCGAGGCGTTGCGGGTCTATATGCGACGCATCTTTGCCTGCGATGCCTTCCGTAAGAGCCTCACCGAGGCCGAGAAGGAGATGATCGCGGACCTGTCCTGATGGAGGGCCCGATGGAGAGCGAGACCGACACCATGACATCGACGAAGCCTTATCTGATCCGGGCGATCTACGAGTGGATCCTGGACAACGATATGACGCCGCATTTGGTGGTGGATGTCCGTTATCCCGGGGTGCAGGCTCCGAAGGAGTTCGTCGAGGAGGAGCGTCTGGTGCTCAACCTGTCCCCGAGCGCGGTGCGCGCGCTGGTCCTGGGAAACGAGCAGATCGAGTTCAACGCGCGTTTCGGCGGCGTGGCTCGGGATGTTTACTTCCCCGTGGAAGCGGTGCTGGGCATCTTCACGCGCGAGAACGGCCAGGGGATGGTTTTCCCCGAGCTGGCCTATCCGCTTCCCGGCGAGCCCGAGGCCGAGCCGGACTCCACTGCACACGTCGAGCAGAAGCGAAGCAAGCCACGATCGGTCGGTTCGCCTCGGGGTATCCAGAGTCCCCAAGGCCCCCAAAATCCCAAAGCCCCTTCAGGTAAAGGAAAAGGGAAGGGCGGTGGTCCGACGCTGAAGGTCGTCAAGTAAGGTCCGAGCGAGGCCGAGCCATTCCAACAAATGATGCATCCCGCACTGGACGGGGTTTAACGTGATTTCCGGGAGTAATCATCCCGACAGCGAGTGCCTGGAAGGCATCGAGTCTCCGATGCCGTCAGTCTCGAGCAAACCGTCGCAGAATTTGTCGTTGTCGTGTGCGTCCGGAATCCGATGACGACAACGACAACGACAACGACAACGACAACGACAACGAGTAGAGCCTTCGGCCACTTTTCCTGGTTGCGGCTCTGCCGGTAGATCCTTTTCCGGAAATCAGGCGTCCTGCGCCTGCGTCGGTAACCCGAAGCTCAGATCCTCGAGGGTCATTCCCCGCATCACCAGATAACCGCTGCGGCGTCCGACGCCTTCTTCGCTGAAATCGAAACGATAGACGCGGCGCATCCTCAAGCCTTCCGAACGCCAGGCCAGGCCAAGTCGTCGCATGGCGACCGTTTGATCCAGAAACTGCAGATCCCGTTGACGGCAGGCGGTCTTGCAGATCTCGGTCGCGATCTCCCGCGCGCGCATGGTGTCGAGCCAGAACCAGCCGAGCAAGAGCAGAAAAAAGACGGCGAGCAGATTGCTCATTCAAACAGCTCCTCAAGTGTAACGGGCGCAATGCGGCGAAAACTCACGTGTGCTCGGTATATAATATCGGCCCTTCGACAACAACGGAGTGACCGAGATGAAGAGACGTATTTTGTCGGCCCTTATCGTGTCATGTACCGCGCTGGGTCTTGCCGCTTGCGGCCAGGACCAAGCTCCGGTCGAGGAGGCCGCCGCGCCGCCCGCGGAAGAGGCGAGAGTGCTCGACCAAGCGGTCGATGCGGCGAAGGATGCCTCGGATCGTGCCGGTGAGGTTGCGGCCGAAACCAAGGATGCGGCCTCGGAAGCTGCGGATGCGGCGATGGAGCGGGCCGAGGCGGTGCGTGACCAAGCCGAGCAGGAAGCCAAGGCAATGATCGAGCAGGTCAAGAGCTTCCTGGCGGAGGATAAGGAGGAGATGGCGCGCGAGTCGATGGACAAGCTGTCTGCCATGAAGGAGTCAGTCTCCGACGCCGTGCGTGCCGAGATCGAGCGTCTGGAGGCCATGTTCTCCGACGCCTAAGGAACCGACGCGTCGCCCCGTCCGGGCCCGCCCTCCCGCGCAGGGCGGGCGGTGTCCCGGGCTCTCGTTGTCGCGGGTACGCCGCATCGGTCGGCCGCCGCGTCCCGCGCGGATCGTTTTATTCACCGTCACTCGAGGCTCGGCGATCGCTGCACCGTCGCGAGGCGATGTCGGTTGGGATCGCTTATGGCTTGGCTCTATCTCGTCGTCGCCGGTATCTTCGAGTGGGGTTGGCCCGTCGGCCTGAAGCTCGGGATGACGGACGCCGGCCTGCGCTGGGGCTGGATCGGATTCGCCGTCTTCTGCATGGTGGCGAGCGGCGCCTGCTTGCTCGTCGCGCAGAAGAGTATTCCCATGGGCACGGCCTACGCGGTTTGGACGGGTATCGGCGCCGTCGGGGCCTTTGCCATCGGAATCGTCCTCTTCGCCGAGCCGGCCACCCTGCTGCGCTTTCTCTTCGTAGGCATGATCGTGCTCGGCATCGTCGGGTTGAAGCTGGTCTCCGGGCCTTAAACCGCGCTCAGCGCGGTATGCGATGTCTTTAGGATGGGATCGGCCCCGGCAGACTTGACGACCATTGGAGCCGGTGCAGTTTAAGACATTCCGCGAATCCGGCGCCGCTCCATCATCGCTCGAGAGGTCCGGTCGGGCGGTCTCGATGCGGCTCTCTGATCTCCGGCCCCAGCATGACGGCGATCGGACGTGTCTGCGGGTTGGCGTCCAGCGCGATCTTCAGCGACATGGTGAGAGGCACGGACAGAAACATGCCGACCGGTCCCAGAACCCATCCCCAGAACACCAACGAGACAAAGACCACCAAGGTGGAGAGGCCGAGTCCGTAGCCCATGATTTTCGGCTCGAGGATGCTTCCGACCAGGGTGTTCACCACAATATAGCCGAGGGCAACGAGGACGGCGCTCTGCAGGTCGATCTGGACGAGCGCGAGCAGGACCGCCGGAATCGCGGCCAGGATGGAGCCGATCGTGGGGACGAAGTTCAACAAAAAGGCGATTAAGGCCCAAAGCACGGCATAGTCCACCCCGAGGATCGTCAGCCACGCCCAGATCACGACGCCGGTCCCCGCGCTGGTTAAGGTCTTGATCCCCATATAGCGGT
The sequence above is drawn from the Thiocapsa rosea genome and encodes:
- a CDS encoding cytochrome c1, whose protein sequence is MRKLIIAALALLLPAVGFAAGGHVKLEKANIDLSDQASLQRGAKYFVNYCMACHSLSHMRYSRMADDLGIDDKVLRENLLFGDAQPTDMMVNSMRPADGEVWFGTAVPDLTLVTRWRSPDWVYTYLKSYYADPTRPYGVNNVIFPLVGMPHVLGDLQGVQEAIVEEHAGHEPTIAGVKLAQPGSLAPEQYDTMVRDITAFLTYAGEPSQMERRRMGIYVLLFLGLFFIVAFALKKEYWKDVH
- a CDS encoding glutathione S-transferase N-terminal domain-containing protein, with translation MTLFSDPTCPYCHRVRMVLAEKGIAVEVVDVDAHDLPAEVMDFNPYGTVPTLVDRDLRLYESRIIMEYLDERFPHPPLLPVDPVSRASARLFMYRIDRDWYTLMGRIRLGSPTEAEQARKELRESLAVTAPVFGAHTFFMNDEFSLVDCCIAPLLWRLPVLGIELPPQAEALRVYMRRIFACDAFRKSLTEAEKEMIADLS
- a CDS encoding ClpXP protease specificity-enhancing factor, with the protein product MESETDTMTSTKPYLIRAIYEWILDNDMTPHLVVDVRYPGVQAPKEFVEEERLVLNLSPSAVRALVLGNEQIEFNARFGGVARDVYFPVEAVLGIFTRENGQGMVFPELAYPLPGEPEAEPDSTAHVEQKRSKPRSVGSPRGIQSPQGPQNPKAPSGKGKGKGGGPTLKVVK
- a CDS encoding DUF3301 domain-containing protein; this translates as MSNLLAVFFLLLLGWFWLDTMRAREIATEICKTACRQRDLQFLDQTVAMRRLGLAWRSEGLRMRRVYRFDFSEEGVGRRSGYLVMRGMTLEDLSFGLPTQAQDA
- a CDS encoding DMT family transporter, producing MAWLYLVVAGIFEWGWPVGLKLGMTDAGLRWGWIGFAVFCMVASGACLLVAQKSIPMGTAYAVWTGIGAVGAFAIGIVLFAEPATLLRFLFVGMIVLGIVGLKLVSGP